In Phreatobacter aquaticus, a single genomic region encodes these proteins:
- a CDS encoding BaiN/RdsA family NAD(P)/FAD-dependent oxidoreductase — protein MSKKPAQVAIVGAGPAGLFAAERLAAAGLGVTVYDRMASPGRKFLLAGRGGLNLTHSEPREAFLARYGEARAWLQPVIDAFPPPALQAWAETLGEPTFVGSSGRVFPRSFKASPLLRAWLRRLDGLGVKLVTRHRLVGWGPNNALIFETADGRKTVRADAVILALGGASWPRMGSDGAWVDLLGAKDVPVAPLKPANMGVQIGWSPDFAARFAGQPLKGIAVAAGGPRTLGEAMITATGLEGSAIYAVSGRLRDGLATGRQTLTIDLRPSLSAEAIAGKLEGARAKDSLSTILRKRLAMAPQALGLLREGTGGPLPQSALGIARRIKAVALPVDSVSGIERAISSAGGVMAEAIADNGALKALPHVFVAGEMLDWEAPTGGYLLQASFATGEAAAQAVAASLKVRLADIAPSDW, from the coding sequence ATGAGCAAGAAGCCCGCACAGGTTGCGATCGTCGGGGCCGGCCCGGCCGGGCTGTTTGCCGCCGAACGGCTCGCTGCCGCAGGCCTCGGCGTGACCGTCTATGACCGCATGGCATCGCCCGGGCGAAAGTTCCTGCTGGCCGGGCGCGGTGGGCTCAACCTCACCCATTCCGAACCGCGCGAGGCCTTTCTGGCGCGCTATGGCGAGGCGCGGGCCTGGCTTCAGCCTGTGATCGATGCCTTCCCCCCACCGGCCTTGCAGGCCTGGGCCGAGACCTTGGGCGAACCGACCTTCGTCGGGTCCAGCGGCCGGGTGTTTCCGCGCTCGTTCAAGGCTTCGCCGCTCCTGCGCGCCTGGCTCCGGCGGCTCGACGGCCTCGGCGTCAAGCTCGTGACGCGCCATCGGCTGGTCGGCTGGGGTCCGAACAATGCGCTGATCTTCGAGACGGCCGATGGCCGCAAGACGGTCAGGGCCGACGCCGTGATCCTGGCCTTGGGCGGCGCGAGCTGGCCGCGCATGGGATCGGACGGCGCCTGGGTCGATCTGCTCGGGGCGAAGGATGTGCCGGTCGCGCCGCTGAAGCCGGCCAATATGGGGGTTCAGATCGGGTGGAGCCCTGATTTTGCCGCTCGCTTCGCCGGCCAGCCGTTGAAGGGCATCGCGGTCGCGGCGGGCGGGCCCCGCACGCTTGGCGAAGCCATGATCACGGCCACCGGCCTGGAGGGCAGCGCGATCTATGCCGTGTCGGGGCGCCTGCGCGATGGTCTCGCGACCGGCCGGCAAACCCTGACCATCGATCTCAGGCCGAGCCTGTCGGCCGAGGCCATCGCCGGCAAGCTTGAAGGCGCGCGGGCCAAGGATTCGCTCTCGACCATCCTGCGCAAGCGCCTGGCCATGGCACCGCAGGCTCTCGGGCTGCTGCGCGAAGGCACGGGCGGCCCTCTGCCGCAATCGGCGCTTGGCATCGCACGGCGGATCAAGGCGGTCGCTTTGCCCGTCGACAGCGTCAGCGGCATCGAGCGGGCCATTTCGAGCGCCGGCGGCGTCATGGCCGAGGCCATTGCCGATAACGGCGCGCTGAAAGCGCTGCCGCATGTGTTCGTGGCCGGTGAAATGCTCGACTGGGAAGCGCCGACCGGCGGCTATCTGCTGCAGGCAAGCTTCGCCACAGGGGAAGCCGCGGCTCAGGCCGTCGCAGCCAGCCTCAAGGTCCGACTGGCGGATATCGCACCATCGGATTGGTGA
- a CDS encoding TadE/TadG family type IV pilus assembly protein has product MSRFVPARFRPAFDRAKAFLADARQDTRAVSAVEFAMIVPVMATLFLASVETTQGLQIDRKVSLTARALSDLASQSTVIADTEMTNILDASSDILTPFAASNALLVVTGIQIDTKGKATVAWSDHRNSARYTCGATIAVPTQLMPDLGTSGFLVLAEVKYNYQPIIGYLITGTVQLSDRLYTRPRIGDTISRTPSQGSGCI; this is encoded by the coding sequence ATGAGCCGCTTCGTCCCCGCCCGCTTCCGGCCCGCGTTTGATCGCGCGAAGGCCTTCCTCGCCGATGCCCGTCAGGACACCCGCGCCGTATCGGCCGTCGAGTTCGCGATGATCGTGCCGGTCATGGCGACCCTGTTCCTCGCCAGTGTCGAGACCACGCAAGGTCTGCAGATCGACCGCAAAGTGTCCCTCACCGCCCGCGCGCTGAGCGATCTCGCCTCGCAGTCGACCGTCATCGCCGATACCGAGATGACCAATATCCTCGATGCCTCGTCGGACATCCTGACGCCCTTTGCCGCCAGCAATGCCCTGCTGGTGGTCACCGGCATCCAGATCGACACCAAGGGCAAGGCGACGGTGGCCTGGAGCGATCACCGCAACTCCGCCCGCTATACCTGCGGCGCGACCATCGCTGTTCCGACGCAGCTGATGCCGGATCTCGGCACGTCCGGCTTCCTCGTGCTCGCCGAAGTGAAATACAATTACCAGCCGATCATCGGCTATCTGATCACCGGCACGGTCCAGCTCTCCGACCGGCTCTACACCCGCCCCCGCATCGGCGACACGATCAGCCGGACGCCGAGCCAGGGTTCGGGCTGCATCTGA
- the glpD gene encoding glycerol-3-phosphate dehydrogenase encodes MSDGVADLLVVGGGINGTGIARDAVGRGLTVTLVEQDDLASGTSSWSTKLIHGGLRYLEYYEFRLVREALIEREVLWAIAPHIIRPLRFVLPHHKGLRPAWMLRLGLFMYDHLGGRKRLPATKTLDLTTDITGKPLKPGYSRGFEYSDCGVDDARLVVLNARDAADRGATILTRTKAVAAERADGLWRVTAEDRGTGATKVITAKALVNAAGPWVEQFLTNGVHAKAPAKVRLVQGSHIVVPKLYDHDRAYIFQNADNRIIFAIPYEGAFTLIGTTDQDYHGDPKDVAATPEEIAYLCSAASEYFTRAITPADVVWTYSGVRPLYDDGVSAAQEATRDYVLHRDGGEGEAPMISVFGGKITTYRRLAMSALELLAPDLPKLKDKAGWTAQAALPGGDFPVDTVYNVAESLWRSHPALDTLMIDRLAHAYGTRARAILEGVETPADMGRAFGAGLTEREIRYLVENEWAVTADDVLWRRSKLGLHLSAAEREAVKAHMGA; translated from the coding sequence ATGAGCGACGGCGTGGCTGACCTTCTGGTGGTCGGCGGAGGCATCAATGGCACGGGCATCGCGCGCGACGCGGTTGGCCGCGGCCTGACGGTGACCCTGGTCGAACAGGACGATCTCGCCAGCGGCACGTCGTCATGGTCGACCAAGCTGATCCATGGCGGGCTGCGCTATCTCGAATATTACGAGTTCCGGCTGGTGCGCGAGGCGCTGATCGAGCGCGAGGTGCTGTGGGCGATCGCGCCGCATATCATCCGTCCGCTGCGCTTCGTGCTGCCTCACCACAAGGGGCTGCGACCGGCCTGGATGCTGCGGCTCGGCCTCTTCATGTATGACCATCTCGGCGGCCGAAAGCGCCTGCCGGCGACAAAGACGCTGGATCTGACGACAGACATCACCGGCAAGCCCTTGAAGCCCGGCTATTCCAGGGGCTTCGAATATTCCGATTGCGGCGTCGACGATGCGCGCCTCGTGGTGCTGAATGCCCGCGATGCCGCCGACCGCGGCGCGACGATCCTGACCCGCACCAAGGCGGTCGCCGCCGAGCGCGCCGACGGCCTGTGGCGGGTGACAGCGGAGGATCGCGGCACGGGCGCGACAAAGGTCATCACGGCGAAGGCTCTGGTCAACGCGGCGGGACCGTGGGTCGAGCAGTTCCTGACCAACGGCGTGCACGCGAAGGCGCCGGCCAAGGTCCGCCTCGTCCAGGGCTCGCATATCGTGGTCCCGAAGCTCTACGACCACGACCGCGCCTATATCTTCCAGAATGCCGACAACCGGATCATTTTCGCGATCCCCTATGAGGGCGCCTTCACGCTGATCGGCACGACCGACCAGGATTATCACGGCGACCCCAAGGACGTGGCGGCCACGCCCGAGGAAATCGCCTATCTCTGCTCCGCGGCGAGCGAGTATTTCACGAGAGCCATCACGCCCGCCGATGTGGTCTGGACCTATTCCGGCGTCCGCCCGCTCTATGACGATGGCGTCTCCGCCGCCCAGGAAGCGACCCGCGATTATGTGCTGCATCGTGACGGCGGCGAGGGCGAAGCGCCGATGATCTCGGTGTTCGGCGGCAAGATCACCACCTATCGGCGCCTCGCCATGAGCGCGCTCGAGCTCCTGGCGCCCGACCTTCCGAAACTGAAGGACAAGGCCGGCTGGACAGCGCAAGCGGCGCTGCCGGGCGGCGATTTCCCGGTCGATACGGTCTACAATGTCGCCGAGAGCCTGTGGCGCAGCCACCCGGCCCTCGACACGTTGATGATCGACCGGCTGGCGCATGCCTATGGCACACGAGCCCGTGCGATCCTCGAGGGCGTCGAGACACCCGCCGACATGGGCCGCGCCTTTGGCGCCGGCCTCACCGAGCGGGAAATCCGCTATCTGGTCGAAAACGAATGGGCGGTGACCGCCGATGACGTGCTGTGGCGCCGCTCCAAGCTCGGGCTGCACTTGAGTGCCGCCGAGCGCGAGGCGGTGAAGGCGCATATGGGCGCATGA